The following proteins are encoded in a genomic region of Gemmatimonas sp. UBA7669:
- the cysS gene encoding cysteine--tRNA ligase, producing the protein MRRAVVPLVRLHPMPEFRLYNTLTRRVEPFAPADGHTVRMYTCGPTVYNPAHLGNFRTFLFEDLLRRTFRLAGWQVEQVMNLTDVDDKIIRKAAAEGQHILEVTEPFTALFHQDRRYLRIEDAERYPKATEHIPEMIALVERLVANDVAYIAEDGSVYFAIDRFPDYGKLSQLEKRELKSGARVAQDDYAKENAQDFALWKAAKPEDEATGAAWDSPWGRGRPGWHLECSAMAMKYLGETFDLHAGGIDLIFPHHEDEIAQSEAATGQQFARCWCHGEFLLTDGAKMAKRVGNVTNVVGMREQGISGTAYRHFVFSAHYRKQLNLGEESLEQSRAAVNRVGAFARRLAEATGGTPALADAATRAEQAFLEALFDDLNAPEAMAALFTFITEANRELDAGGDDVAALERARAAFRLMDGVLDLVPEQETDAELAAWVDERLAARRAARERRDFAAADAVRVELTARGILIEDGPGGTRWRKG; encoded by the coding sequence GTGCGTCGCGCCGTCGTTCCCCTTGTCCGCCTGCATCCCATGCCCGAGTTCCGCCTGTACAACACGCTCACGCGCCGCGTTGAGCCGTTCGCGCCCGCCGATGGTCATACGGTGCGCATGTACACGTGTGGACCCACCGTCTACAACCCGGCGCACCTGGGCAACTTTCGCACCTTCCTCTTCGAGGATCTGCTGCGGCGCACGTTCCGCCTCGCCGGTTGGCAGGTGGAGCAGGTCATGAACCTCACCGACGTGGATGACAAGATCATCCGCAAGGCGGCGGCTGAGGGGCAGCACATCCTCGAAGTCACGGAGCCGTTCACGGCGCTGTTTCATCAGGATCGTCGCTACCTGCGCATTGAAGACGCCGAGCGCTATCCGAAGGCCACCGAGCACATCCCCGAGATGATTGCGCTGGTCGAGCGTCTGGTGGCCAACGATGTGGCGTACATCGCCGAAGACGGTTCGGTGTATTTCGCCATCGATCGCTTCCCCGACTACGGCAAGCTCTCGCAGCTCGAGAAGCGCGAGCTCAAGAGCGGGGCGCGTGTGGCGCAGGATGACTACGCCAAGGAAAACGCGCAGGACTTCGCGCTGTGGAAGGCTGCCAAGCCCGAGGACGAGGCCACGGGCGCCGCCTGGGATTCACCCTGGGGCCGCGGGCGACCCGGCTGGCACCTCGAGTGCTCGGCCATGGCCATGAAGTATCTAGGCGAGACCTTCGACCTGCATGCAGGCGGTATCGATCTGATCTTTCCGCATCACGAAGACGAAATCGCGCAGAGCGAAGCCGCAACCGGGCAGCAGTTTGCTCGCTGCTGGTGCCACGGTGAGTTCCTGCTGACCGACGGCGCCAAGATGGCCAAACGTGTGGGCAACGTCACCAACGTGGTCGGCATGCGCGAGCAGGGCATCAGTGGCACGGCCTATCGTCACTTCGTGTTCAGCGCGCACTACCGCAAGCAGCTCAACCTGGGTGAAGAGTCGCTCGAACAGTCGCGCGCGGCCGTCAATCGTGTGGGCGCCTTCGCGCGTCGTCTTGCCGAGGCAACAGGTGGCACGCCGGCGCTGGCCGATGCCGCTACCCGTGCGGAGCAGGCGTTTCTCGAGGCCCTGTTCGACGATCTGAACGCGCCTGAGGCCATGGCCGCGCTTTTCACCTTCATCACCGAGGCCAATCGCGAGCTCGATGCCGGCGGCGATGATGTGGCGGCACTCGAGCGGGCCCGCGCGGCCTTCCGGCTCATGGACGGCGTGCTTGACCTCGTGCCCGAACAGGAGACGGACGCGGAACTGGCGGCCTGGGTGGATGAGCGGCTGGCGGCGCGGCGTGCGGCGCGTGAGCGGCGGGACTTTGCTGCCGCCGACGCGGTCCGGGTGGAGCTGACGGCGCGCGGCATTCTCATCGAGGATGGCCCGGGCGGCACACGATGGCGGAAGGGCTGA
- a CDS encoding GGDEF domain-containing protein, with translation MITTFSTGPFPGMDPDELQQRLASPARLAALRASGLLDPGTQNEVLDRLARLTARVLGVPTALVTLVDTDAQRFPGMYGMDNWAAAQRSTPLSYSFCQYVAGQNAPLIVDDVSVEPHLRANRGHTELDVAAYAGVPLRTSTGECLGAVCAVNSVPVHWSPEVVEILEDLARAATAEIELRSVVRELAEAQEQLQRLALHDPLTNLLNRRGFAEACRQHLALAQRSFSAFTLLVLDLDAFKVINDTLGHETGDAALTEMAEVLRDLARDSDLVGRLGGDEFAVLLTGTGERNVAAFRARLEAALAQRNAAPDRAYALVASVGSATWLPEYPASMATLHRLADEAMYADKRARQQDADGTAALPP, from the coding sequence GTGATCACTACTTTCTCCACCGGACCCTTTCCGGGCATGGATCCCGACGAGCTGCAGCAGCGCCTGGCCAGCCCAGCGCGGCTTGCCGCATTGCGGGCCTCTGGTCTGCTCGACCCGGGCACACAGAATGAGGTGTTGGACCGCCTCGCCCGGCTGACGGCGCGCGTGCTGGGGGTGCCCACCGCGCTCGTGACCCTCGTGGACACCGATGCGCAGCGATTCCCCGGCATGTATGGCATGGACAACTGGGCGGCGGCGCAGCGCAGCACGCCGCTCAGCTACTCTTTCTGTCAGTATGTGGCCGGGCAGAATGCGCCGCTCATCGTGGATGACGTGTCCGTCGAGCCACATCTGCGGGCAAACCGTGGCCATACGGAGTTGGACGTTGCGGCCTACGCCGGCGTACCGTTGCGCACGAGTACCGGAGAGTGTCTGGGCGCCGTATGCGCGGTGAACTCGGTCCCGGTGCACTGGTCGCCCGAGGTGGTGGAGATCCTCGAGGATCTCGCGCGCGCCGCGACGGCGGAAATCGAGCTGCGGAGCGTGGTTCGTGAGCTGGCCGAAGCACAGGAGCAGTTGCAGCGCCTCGCGCTGCACGACCCGCTCACCAATCTGCTGAATCGCCGTGGCTTTGCCGAAGCTTGTCGCCAGCATCTCGCGCTGGCGCAGCGGAGCTTCAGCGCGTTCACACTGCTCGTTCTCGATCTCGATGCCTTCAAGGTCATCAACGACACCTTGGGGCACGAGACCGGCGACGCGGCCCTCACCGAGATGGCCGAGGTGTTGCGCGATCTGGCGCGGGATTCCGATCTCGTTGGCCGGCTGGGTGGCGACGAGTTTGCCGTGCTGCTCACCGGCACGGGCGAACGCAACGTGGCCGCGTTTCGCGCGCGTCTCGAGGCCGCGCTGGCTCAGCGCAACGCCGCGCCCGACCGCGCCTACGCGCTGGTGGCCAGTGTGGGATCTGCCACCTGGTTGCCGGAGTACCCGGCGTCCATGGCCACCCTGCATCGCCTGGCCGACGAAGCCATGTACGCGGACAAGCGCGCCCGGCAGCAGGATGCCGATGGCACGGCGGCGCTTCCGCCTTGA
- a CDS encoding ABC transporter ATP-binding protein: MIEIQSLSKRYGTFTAVRSLDLVVPAGELFGFLGPNGAGKTTSMRMIAGILQPTAGQIRIAGHDLLRDPLKAKRALGFIPDRPFIYEKLTGLEFLRFSAGLYGETGPEVDKRGQELLALFDLEPWRDELVESYSHGMRQKLIIASAFVHRPQVIVVDEPMVGLDPKSSRILKDLFREYTRRGHTVMMSTHTLEVAEGMCDRIGIMQRGELVACGTMDELRATSGRDDALEDIFLRLTGDRVARELVEVLDA; this comes from the coding sequence ATGATCGAGATCCAGTCGCTCTCCAAGCGCTACGGCACCTTCACCGCCGTGCGCTCCCTCGACCTCGTGGTCCCGGCCGGCGAACTGTTCGGCTTCCTCGGTCCCAATGGGGCCGGCAAGACCACCTCCATGCGCATGATCGCGGGCATTCTGCAGCCGACGGCCGGGCAGATACGCATAGCCGGCCACGATCTGCTGCGCGACCCGCTGAAGGCCAAGCGTGCGCTGGGCTTCATTCCCGATCGCCCGTTCATCTACGAGAAACTCACGGGCCTCGAGTTCCTGCGCTTCAGCGCCGGGCTCTATGGGGAAACGGGCCCCGAGGTGGACAAGCGTGGCCAGGAATTGCTGGCCCTGTTCGACCTTGAGCCGTGGCGTGATGAGCTGGTGGAGAGCTACAGCCATGGCATGCGGCAGAAGCTCATCATTGCGAGCGCCTTTGTGCATCGGCCGCAGGTGATCGTTGTGGACGAACCGATGGTGGGGCTCGATCCCAAGTCGTCGCGCATCCTCAAGGATCTCTTTCGCGAATACACCCGCCGTGGGCACACGGTGATGATGAGCACGCACACGCTCGAAGTGGCCGAAGGCATGTGCGATCGCATCGGCATCATGCAGCGCGGCGAACTGGTGGCCTGCGGCACGATGGACGAGCTGCGCGCGACTTCCGGACGCGACGATGCCCTCGAGGACATCTTCCTCCGCCTTACGGGCGACCGCGTGGCACGCGAGCTGGTCGAGGTGCTCGATGCCTGA
- the sdaAA gene encoding L-serine ammonia-lyase, iron-sulfur-dependent, subunit alpha has translation MYKSLAEAIRDAEAQGTTISAVALAAEAQDQGRPVSEIRDALRRALVVMREAVDRGLVGDLRSASELVGGDAAKLRTGPAGPLAGTPFRDVLARALAVQEVNAAMGVIVAAPTAGGAGVLPAVLTGLAAARGIDDERVIDALATAGLIGAVVAERASLSGAEGGCQAETGAAAGMAAGAAVEMLGGTPRQVGHATALAQQGTLGLVCDPLGGLVELPCVFRNATGAAIALAAIEMAMAGIEFAIPADEVIDTMGEIGASMDVRYRETAGGGLAATPTGRRLARERLYELKRSGG, from the coding sequence ATGTACAAGAGTCTGGCAGAAGCCATTCGCGACGCCGAGGCACAGGGGACGACCATCTCGGCGGTGGCACTCGCCGCAGAGGCGCAGGACCAGGGTCGCCCCGTGTCGGAGATTCGCGATGCCTTGCGGCGCGCGCTCGTGGTCATGCGTGAAGCCGTGGATCGCGGACTGGTCGGCGATCTGCGTTCAGCATCGGAGCTGGTGGGCGGTGATGCGGCCAAGCTGCGCACGGGTCCCGCCGGCCCATTGGCCGGTACGCCATTCCGCGATGTGCTCGCGCGCGCGCTGGCAGTGCAGGAGGTCAATGCGGCCATGGGTGTGATCGTGGCCGCACCGACCGCTGGAGGTGCGGGTGTACTGCCGGCCGTACTCACGGGACTCGCGGCGGCACGTGGCATCGACGACGAGCGTGTCATCGATGCGCTGGCCACGGCGGGACTCATCGGCGCCGTGGTGGCCGAGCGCGCGTCGTTGTCGGGTGCTGAGGGTGGATGTCAGGCTGAGACGGGCGCGGCGGCCGGCATGGCAGCTGGTGCGGCGGTGGAAATGCTTGGTGGGACGCCGCGTCAGGTGGGACACGCCACCGCCTTGGCGCAGCAGGGCACCCTGGGACTCGTGTGCGATCCGTTGGGTGGCCTGGTGGAGTTGCCCTGCGTGTTCCGCAATGCCACCGGCGCGGCCATTGCGCTGGCGGCCATCGAGATGGCCATGGCTGGTATCGAGTTTGCCATTCCGGCCGACGAAGTCATCGACACCATGGGCGAAATCGGCGCCAGCATGGATGTGCGGTATCGCGAGACGGCAGGTGGTGGACTGGCGGCGACCCCCACGGGACGTCGTCTCGCCCGTGAGCGTCTGTACGAACTCAAGCGATCGGGTGGATGA
- the cutA gene encoding divalent-cation tolerance protein CutA, with protein sequence MSQLSHQPVVVLTTLPTTHDAEAFLTSLLAERLIACGTVGQAVRSVYRWEGQVERAEELPVTLKTTRDRLEALETAVRAQHPYQVPEWLVLSVEQASSAYGQWIVDGTRPD encoded by the coding sequence ATGTCTCAGTTGTCCCACCAGCCCGTGGTGGTCCTCACCACTCTGCCAACCACCCACGATGCCGAGGCGTTCCTGACGTCTCTGCTCGCCGAGCGCCTCATTGCCTGCGGGACCGTGGGGCAGGCGGTTCGCTCCGTTTATCGCTGGGAGGGGCAGGTTGAACGCGCAGAGGAGCTGCCGGTGACACTCAAGACCACACGGGACCGCCTGGAGGCGTTGGAGACCGCCGTGCGCGCCCAACACCCGTATCAGGTGCCGGAGTGGCTGGTGCTTTCTGTGGAGCAGGCCTCCAGCGCCTACGGGCAGTGGATCGTCGACGGGACCCGGCCCGACTGA
- the uvrA gene encoding excinuclease ABC subunit UvrA, which produces MAKPKISRESASAARRPAPASPVASSDQHAADADTLRVRGAREHNLRNISVTIPRDKLTVVTGLSGSGKSSLAFDTIYAEGQRRYVESLSAYARQFLGLMEKPDVDSIEGLSPAISIEQKTAGHNPRSTVGTVTEIYDYLRLLYARAGTPHCPNCGRAVQRQSPAQIAEQVLAWPDGTRLEIRAPLVQERKGEFRELFENARKQGFVRAVVDGELIELADPPKLNKRLNHSISVVVDRLVVRTEDRGRITDSVETALRLAEGLVEVLRYDGATPTTEMFSERYGCPNCGISMPELEPRHFSFNSPFGACETCSGLGTTRSVSEDLVLGDPSISILEGVVLPWGEPDGYLRKVILPGLAKQIGFDLNSPWGKLTASVRQQLLHGVVGVAPGARRGVRKAVKTASKSAKSTEGTWEGIVTHVQRRYDETSSDAVRLELEQYMVAAPCPSCEGRRLRPESLAVTVHGENLGAVVERSVGEALTFFDSVPVRRPGHPGLDPGIAGPILKEVRERLRFLVDVGLDYLTLNRSAESLSGGEAQRIRLATQIGSRLVGVLYILDEPSIGLHQRDNGRLLTTLKQLRDLGNTVIVVEHDEETIREADHVIDLGPGAGKHGGAVIAEGTIEDILANPASITGGYLSGARRIEVPAKRRARNADRVLTVHGAREHNLKDVTAEFPLGLFVAVTGVSGSGKSTLITDILQKSLSRHFFRARVIPGAHSRITGLDHLDKIIDIDQSPIGRTPRSNPATYTGIFTPVRELFAELPEAKIRGYGPGRFSFNVKGGRCEACQGDGLVKIEMHFLPDVFVPCDVCKGKRFNRETLEVRFRGLSIAEVLDLTVEDACGVFENQPRIVQKLETLRDVGLGYIHLGQSATTLSGGEAQRVKLATELSKRDTGRTLYILDEPTTGLHFEDVRVLLDVLHKLVDRGNTVLVIEHNLDVIKTADWIVDMGPEGGVRGGTIVAQGTPEQVVKVRESHTGQYLKPLLR; this is translated from the coding sequence ATGGCCAAACCGAAGATATCCCGAGAGTCGGCGAGCGCCGCCCGCCGGCCGGCCCCCGCATCACCCGTCGCGTCATCCGACCAGCACGCCGCTGATGCCGATACGCTGCGGGTTCGTGGCGCCCGCGAACACAATCTGCGCAACATCAGCGTCACCATTCCGCGCGACAAGCTCACGGTGGTGACGGGGCTCTCGGGTTCGGGCAAGTCCTCGCTGGCCTTCGACACGATTTACGCCGAAGGGCAGCGTCGCTATGTGGAGTCGCTGTCGGCGTACGCGCGGCAATTTCTCGGGCTCATGGAGAAGCCCGATGTCGACTCCATCGAGGGACTCTCGCCGGCCATCTCCATCGAGCAGAAAACCGCAGGCCACAATCCGCGCTCCACGGTGGGCACGGTCACCGAGATCTACGACTATCTGCGTCTGCTGTATGCGCGCGCCGGCACGCCGCATTGCCCCAATTGCGGGCGCGCGGTGCAGCGGCAGAGCCCCGCGCAGATTGCCGAGCAGGTGCTGGCCTGGCCCGACGGCACCCGCCTCGAGATTCGCGCGCCGCTGGTGCAGGAGCGCAAGGGCGAATTCCGCGAGCTTTTCGAGAACGCACGCAAGCAGGGCTTCGTGCGCGCCGTGGTGGATGGCGAGCTCATTGAACTCGCGGATCCGCCCAAGCTGAACAAGCGACTCAATCACTCCATCTCGGTGGTGGTCGATCGTCTGGTCGTGCGCACGGAAGACCGTGGACGCATCACCGACTCGGTGGAAACGGCGCTGCGTTTGGCCGAAGGCCTGGTGGAAGTGCTGCGCTACGATGGTGCCACGCCCACGACCGAAATGTTCTCGGAGCGATATGGCTGCCCCAACTGCGGCATCTCCATGCCGGAGCTCGAGCCACGACACTTCTCGTTCAATTCGCCGTTTGGCGCCTGCGAGACCTGCAGTGGTCTGGGCACCACGCGCAGCGTGAGTGAAGACCTCGTGCTCGGTGATCCGTCCATCTCCATCCTCGAGGGCGTGGTACTGCCCTGGGGTGAGCCGGACGGCTATCTGCGCAAAGTCATTCTGCCTGGCCTCGCCAAGCAGATCGGGTTCGATCTCAACAGCCCCTGGGGCAAACTCACCGCCAGCGTGCGGCAGCAGCTGCTGCATGGCGTAGTCGGCGTGGCCCCGGGCGCGCGTCGCGGCGTACGCAAGGCGGTCAAGACCGCGTCCAAGAGCGCCAAGTCCACGGAAGGCACCTGGGAAGGCATCGTTACGCATGTGCAGCGGCGCTACGACGAAACCAGTTCGGATGCCGTGAGGCTCGAACTCGAACAGTACATGGTGGCCGCACCGTGCCCGTCCTGCGAAGGCCGGCGACTGCGTCCCGAGTCGCTCGCCGTCACCGTGCACGGCGAAAACCTTGGCGCCGTGGTGGAACGCAGCGTGGGTGAGGCGCTCACGTTCTTCGACAGCGTGCCGGTGCGTCGCCCGGGACATCCGGGACTCGATCCCGGCATTGCCGGTCCCATTCTGAAGGAAGTGCGCGAGCGTCTGCGCTTTCTCGTGGACGTGGGGCTCGACTACCTCACGCTCAATCGCAGCGCGGAGTCGCTGTCGGGGGGCGAAGCCCAGCGCATTCGCCTGGCCACGCAGATCGGTTCGCGGCTCGTGGGCGTGCTGTACATCCTCGACGAGCCCAGCATCGGGCTGCATCAGCGCGACAACGGCCGACTGCTCACCACGCTCAAGCAACTGCGCGATCTGGGCAACACGGTCATCGTGGTGGAGCACGACGAAGAAACCATTCGCGAGGCGGACCACGTCATCGACCTCGGGCCCGGAGCCGGCAAGCATGGCGGGGCCGTCATTGCCGAGGGCACCATCGAGGACATCCTCGCCAACCCCGCGTCCATCACGGGTGGCTACCTGAGCGGGGCACGGCGCATTGAGGTGCCGGCCAAGCGTCGCGCACGCAATGCGGACCGCGTGCTCACGGTGCACGGCGCGCGCGAACACAATCTCAAGGACGTCACGGCCGAGTTCCCGCTCGGGCTCTTTGTGGCCGTCACCGGTGTGTCGGGGAGCGGCAAGTCCACGCTCATCACCGACATTCTGCAGAAGTCACTGTCACGACATTTCTTCCGCGCGCGCGTCATTCCGGGTGCGCATTCGCGCATCACCGGACTCGATCATCTCGACAAGATCATCGATATCGACCAGAGTCCCATTGGGCGCACGCCGCGCTCCAATCCCGCCACCTATACGGGCATCTTCACGCCGGTGCGCGAGTTGTTTGCCGAACTGCCCGAAGCCAAAATCCGCGGCTACGGACCGGGGCGCTTCTCGTTCAACGTGAAGGGCGGACGCTGCGAAGCCTGTCAGGGCGACGGGCTCGTGAAGATCGAGATGCACTTCCTGCCCGACGTGTTTGTGCCCTGCGATGTATGCAAGGGCAAGCGGTTCAATCGCGAAACGCTCGAAGTGCGCTTCCGTGGTTTGAGCATCGCCGAGGTGCTCGATCTCACGGTGGAGGACGCCTGCGGGGTGTTCGAGAATCAGCCGCGCATCGTGCAGAAGCTCGAAACCCTGCGCGACGTGGGCCTCGGCTACATCCACCTCGGCCAGAGTGCCACCACGCTGTCGGGGGGTGAGGCGCAGCGCGTCAAGCTCGCCACCGAGTTGTCCAAGCGCGACACGGGGCGCACGCTGTACATCCTCGATGAGCCCACCACCGGTCTGCACTTCGAGGACGTGCGCGTCTTGCTCGACGTCCTGCACAAACTCGTCGATCGAGGCAACACCGTTCTTGTCATCGAGCACAACCTCGATGTCATCAAGACGGCGGACTGGATCGTGGACATGGGTCCCGAGGGCGGTGTGCGTGGCGGCACCATTGTCGCGCAGGGCACGCCGGAGCAGGTGGTGAAAGTGCGGGAAAGCCACACGGGACAGTACCTCAAGCCATTGCTCCGCTGA
- the sdaAB gene encoding L-serine ammonia-lyase, iron-sulfur-dependent subunit beta encodes MVSLLDIIGPVMVGPSSSHTAGACRLGLLARCLVGGTPERARIELHGSFARTGEGHGTDKAIVGGLMGFRPDDERLRTALEIMDREGLDYQFEKTSLGDDAHPNTVRITLERGGRKSQMTGASLGAGRVLVTDIDGYPVEVSGNLHTIVLVANDVKGSVARIAGLLADANCNIATLKLSRKARGGDAFMVIEVDDQPDESVRDAIRALPWVTWAFRLDKVSA; translated from the coding sequence GTGGTCTCCCTCCTCGACATCATTGGCCCCGTCATGGTGGGGCCGAGTTCCAGTCACACGGCCGGGGCCTGCCGCCTCGGCCTGCTGGCGCGCTGCCTCGTTGGCGGCACCCCCGAACGTGCGCGTATCGAGTTGCATGGCAGCTTCGCGCGCACGGGTGAGGGGCATGGAACCGACAAGGCAATCGTCGGTGGACTCATGGGTTTTCGTCCCGATGACGAGCGCCTGCGCACCGCACTCGAAATCATGGATCGCGAAGGACTCGACTATCAGTTCGAGAAGACCTCGCTGGGCGACGACGCACATCCCAACACCGTACGCATCACGCTCGAACGCGGCGGCCGCAAGTCACAGATGACGGGTGCCTCGCTCGGCGCCGGCCGCGTGCTGGTCACCGACATTGACGGCTACCCCGTGGAAGTGTCGGGCAACCTGCACACCATCGTGCTCGTGGCCAACGACGTGAAGGGCTCGGTGGCACGCATTGCGGGCCTGCTGGCCGACGCGAACTGCAACATTGCCACACTCAAGTTGTCACGAAAGGCACGCGGCGGTGATGCCTTCATGGTCATCGAGGTGGATGATCAGCCCGATGAATCCGTGCGCGATGCCATTCGCGCGCTGCCCTGGGTGACCTGGGCCTTCCGTCTCGACAAGGTGAGTGCCTGA
- a CDS encoding PspA/IM30 family protein translates to MGIFDRLSTLIKSNLNDLISSAENPEKMLNQIIVDMRNQLAKAKQQVAAAIADEKRLKDQADAEFKLADDWEKRAMLAVQEGRDDLAKQALMRGQEHLEHGQALATTWEAHKIETEKLKQSLRDLNDKIEEAKRKKNLLLARQRRAEAQARISQTMSGLSENSAFEAFARMEEKITTNERQLQAAQEIDEEFSGDRLASEFKQLERAGGGASADMQLMALKQRMGVLSAGAPAASRQLAAGAAPAETPAPAAEAPAQLPASTEQQKTSEADLIAEIEQLGQINPRS, encoded by the coding sequence ATGGGAATCTTCGACCGTCTCTCGACGCTCATCAAGTCGAACCTGAATGACCTCATCTCCTCGGCAGAAAACCCCGAGAAGATGCTCAATCAGATCATCGTCGACATGCGCAACCAGCTGGCCAAGGCCAAACAGCAGGTGGCCGCCGCCATTGCCGACGAGAAGCGACTCAAGGACCAGGCCGACGCCGAGTTCAAGCTCGCCGACGACTGGGAGAAGCGCGCCATGCTGGCCGTGCAGGAAGGCCGCGACGACCTCGCCAAGCAGGCGCTCATGCGCGGGCAGGAGCATCTCGAGCACGGACAGGCGCTGGCCACCACGTGGGAAGCGCACAAGATCGAAACCGAGAAGCTCAAGCAGTCGCTGCGTGACCTCAACGACAAGATCGAAGAGGCCAAGCGCAAGAAGAACCTGCTGCTCGCGCGGCAGCGTCGCGCGGAGGCGCAGGCGCGCATTTCGCAGACCATGTCGGGCCTCTCGGAGAATTCGGCCTTCGAGGCCTTTGCCCGCATGGAAGAGAAGATCACCACCAACGAGCGGCAGTTGCAGGCGGCGCAGGAAATCGACGAGGAGTTCAGCGGCGATCGTCTGGCCAGCGAGTTCAAGCAGCTCGAGCGTGCCGGTGGTGGGGCCAGTGCGGACATGCAGCTCATGGCGCTCAAGCAGCGCATGGGTGTGCTGTCGGCGGGTGCGCCAGCCGCATCTCGGCAACTCGCGGCCGGTGCCGCGCCCGCCGAGACGCCGGCCCCGGCGGCCGAAGCGCCGGCGCAGTTGCCCGCCAGCACCGAGCAGCAGAAGACGAGTGAGGCAGATCTCATCGCCGAAATCGAACAGCTGGGCCAGATCAACCCGCGTTCGTAA
- a CDS encoding NAD(P)-binding domain-containing protein: MAIGPRLRTDIVVIGAGQAGLSVAWHLAQRGLAPVRQYLVFDQEAAAGGAWQHRWPSLTLSTINRLHDLPGLAFQDALGLRSDTEQVRARDAVPRYFAEYERRFALPVYRPLVVSRVERHDTGFLLTTDRGEVSTRGVVNATGTWTRPHIPVIPGAADFAGLTLHTRDYETAEAFRHQHVIIVGAGISALQLLDEISQVTRTTWITRREPEFREGPFDDVAGSKAVKLVDERVRAGLPPRSVVSVTGLPVTPAVERMRAQGVLARRPMFTRITPTGVAWDDGQTLDADVILWCTGFRSALDHLDALDIREPGGGIVMGGRLATRVERDHRIHLVGYGPSASTIGANRAGRAAVEELLATLSASR, translated from the coding sequence ATGGCCATCGGCCCCCGCCTCCGTACGGACATCGTGGTCATCGGCGCCGGGCAGGCCGGGCTGTCCGTGGCCTGGCATCTGGCGCAGCGGGGGCTCGCGCCGGTGCGCCAGTACCTTGTGTTCGACCAGGAAGCCGCGGCCGGCGGGGCCTGGCAGCATCGCTGGCCTTCGCTGACCCTGAGCACCATCAATCGCTTGCACGACTTGCCCGGCCTGGCGTTTCAGGACGCCCTCGGGTTGCGGTCCGACACCGAGCAGGTGCGCGCCCGCGATGCGGTGCCGCGGTACTTTGCGGAATACGAACGCCGCTTTGCCCTGCCGGTATATCGGCCCCTGGTCGTGTCGCGCGTGGAGCGCCACGACACCGGCTTCTTGCTCACCACCGATCGTGGTGAGGTGTCCACGCGCGGCGTGGTGAACGCGACCGGGACGTGGACGCGGCCGCACATTCCGGTCATTCCCGGCGCTGCGGATTTTGCCGGCCTTACGCTGCACACACGCGACTACGAGACGGCGGAGGCGTTTCGCCATCAGCATGTCATCATTGTTGGCGCCGGCATTTCGGCGCTGCAGCTCCTCGACGAAATCTCCCAGGTGACGCGCACCACCTGGATCACGCGGCGTGAGCCGGAGTTTCGCGAGGGACCCTTTGACGATGTGGCCGGCAGCAAAGCCGTGAAGCTGGTGGACGAACGGGTGCGCGCCGGATTGCCGCCACGTTCGGTGGTGTCGGTGACGGGATTGCCAGTCACACCGGCGGTTGAGCGCATGCGCGCGCAGGGTGTACTGGCACGGCGCCCCATGTTCACACGCATCACGCCAACGGGCGTGGCGTGGGACGACGGCCAAACACTCGACGCCGACGTGATTCTCTGGTGCACCGGCTTTCGCTCGGCGCTCGATCACCTGGATGCGCTGGATATCCGCGAACCCGGTGGCGGCATTGTCATGGGTGGGCGATTGGCCACACGTGTTGAGCGGGACCATCGCATTCATCTGGTTGGCTACGGCCCGTCGGCCAGCACGATCGGCGCCAACCGTGCTGGCCGGGCTGCAGTCGAAGAATTGCTGGCGACGCTGTCCGCGTCCCGTTAG
- a CDS encoding YbjN domain-containing protein, producing the protein MVTREDIEAFLDRLNADGATHEEVEPGLWVVKPGGALDFDVVVTHNPPVVLLRVKVMPLPTDASEAAALSKRLLELNATDLLHGAYGLDGEAVVLTEALELAHLDFEEFLASFESMTLSLTTHLRELAAFREAR; encoded by the coding sequence ATGGTCACGCGCGAAGACATTGAAGCCTTTCTCGACCGCCTGAACGCCGATGGCGCCACCCACGAAGAAGTGGAGCCCGGTTTATGGGTGGTCAAACCCGGCGGTGCACTCGATTTTGATGTAGTGGTCACGCACAATCCGCCGGTGGTGCTGCTGCGCGTGAAGGTCATGCCGCTGCCCACCGATGCGTCTGAAGCGGCCGCGCTCAGCAAGCGCCTGCTCGAGCTCAACGCCACCGATCTGCTCCACGGTGCCTACGGTCTCGACGGCGAAGCTGTCGTGCTCACCGAGGCCCTCGAACTTGCGCATCTGGACTTCGAAGAGTTCCTCGCGTCGTTCGAAAGCATGACCCTGTCGCTCACGACACACCTGCGTGAGCTTGCCGCCTTCCGCGAGGCCCGCTGA